A section of the Phycodurus eques isolate BA_2022a chromosome 4, UOR_Pequ_1.1, whole genome shotgun sequence genome encodes:
- the aqp10a gene encoding aquaporin-10a, with product MLKRRVFRVRNALLRECMAEFLGTFILLLFGCSAAAQVKTSRETKGQFLSVNMSFSVGVMSAMYLTKGITGAHLNPAVTLSFCVLGQVPWKRMLPYWLSQVLGAYVASGLVYTVYYDAIMDFSGRVLTVYGPNETASIFATYPSKYVTLGRSFLDQVVGTGMLMLCILCLDEKRNTPAPSGLIPAIVAVIVLGISMSMSGNCGAAINPARDLGPRLFTLTAGWGSEVFTCYNYWFWVPLVAPLLGGVSGSFLYLIFIHWHLPDSDTPKDVDTPSIASDTVKQPSNMQLNGIELKKLSFEDVYGRR from the exons ATGTTGAAGCGCCGCGTCTTCCGAGTAAGGAATGCTCTGCTGAGAGAGTGCATGGCCGAGTTCTTGGGGACCTTTATCTTGTTG CTTTTTGGCTGCTCGGCGGCAGCGCAAGTGAAGACCAGCAGGGAGACCAAAGGCCAGTTTTTGTCGGTCAACATGTCCTTCTCAGTGGGCGTGATGTCGGCCATGTACCTCACCAAAGGCATCACAG GGGCCCATCTGAACCCGGCCGTAACGCTCAGTTTCTGTGTGTTGGGCCAGGTGCCATGGAAGAGGATGCTGCCCTATTGGCTCTCCCAGGTTCTGGGAGCATATGTGGCATCGGGGCTTGTCTACACAGTGTACTATG ATGCTATAATGGATTTTAGTGGCAGAGTATTGACTGTGTATGGACCAAATGAGACGGCGTCCATATTTGCCACATATCCCTCTAAGTATGTCACCTTGGGAAGGAGTTTCCTGGATCAG GTAGTGGGCACCGGCATGCTCATGTTGTGCATCCTATGTTTGGATGAGAAGAGGAACACCCCGGCTCCCAGCGGGCTGATTCCCGCCATCGTGGCCGTGATCGTGCTGGGCATCTCCATGTCCATGTCGGGCAACTGTGGGGCGGCCATAAATCCCGCCCGTGATCTGGGACCTCGACTTTTTACTCTGACTGCAGGCTGGGGCTCAGAAGTGTTCAC GTGTTACAACTACTGGTTCTGGGTGCCCCTGGTGGCCCCCCTTCTCGGGGGTGTTTCAGGTTCTTTCCTCTATTTAATCTTCATCCACTGGCACCTCCCCGACTCGGATACACCCAAAGATGTGGACACGCCCTCCATTGCCAGCGACACAGTCAAGCAGCCCTCAAACATGCAGCTGAATGGCATTGAGTTAAAGAAGTTGTCATTTGAAGACGTTTACGGAAGACGCTAA